In one Shinella zoogloeoides genomic region, the following are encoded:
- a CDS encoding enoyl-CoA hydratase/isomerase family protein, whose protein sequence is MAEPRIRITIDGAIAMITVARPEKLNAFDIDMLKELSAACDDVEANTAVRVAILTGEGKAFSAGGDIRAWAGMEANEFGHAWVRFGHRVFERLATLRMPLVAAVNGHALGGGLELAAAADIRIAETQVKIGLPEAGLGMVPGWSGTQRLVKRFGAQAVRRMLLGGEVLTAEQAAALGIVDQVVETGTAVDAAKAYAARIAARGPAATEISKLMISVANGEDNGAAVEALGSILVAKTGDLKEGVAAFTGKRPADFKGEW, encoded by the coding sequence ATGGCTGAACCGCGCATCCGCATCACCATCGACGGCGCCATCGCGATGATAACAGTCGCGCGGCCGGAAAAGCTGAACGCCTTCGACATCGACATGCTGAAAGAATTGTCGGCCGCCTGCGACGACGTCGAGGCCAATACCGCCGTGCGCGTCGCCATCCTCACCGGCGAGGGCAAGGCCTTTTCGGCCGGGGGCGATATCCGCGCCTGGGCCGGCATGGAAGCGAACGAATTCGGCCATGCCTGGGTGCGCTTCGGCCACCGCGTCTTCGAGCGTCTCGCGACGCTGCGCATGCCGCTGGTCGCCGCCGTCAACGGCCATGCGCTGGGCGGCGGGCTGGAGCTTGCCGCCGCCGCGGATATCCGCATCGCCGAAACCCAGGTGAAGATCGGCTTGCCGGAAGCCGGCCTCGGCATGGTGCCCGGCTGGTCCGGCACGCAGCGGCTGGTGAAGCGGTTCGGCGCGCAAGCCGTGCGGCGCATGCTGCTGGGTGGCGAGGTGCTGACGGCCGAGCAAGCCGCGGCGCTCGGCATCGTCGATCAGGTCGTGGAGACCGGAACGGCCGTGGACGCAGCCAAGGCCTATGCGGCGCGCATCGCCGCGCGCGGGCCGGCGGCAACGGAGATTTCCAAGCTGATGATTTCAGTCGCGAACGGCGAAGACAACGGCGCGGCGGTGGAAGCCCTCGGCTCCATCCTCGTCGCCAAGACCGGGGACCTCAAGGAAGGCGTCGCCGCCTTCACCGGGAAACGCCCCGCAGACTTCAAGGGAGAATGGTGA
- a CDS encoding aldehyde dehydrogenase family protein: protein MTAHVKPKALDNFKARDFRMLIDGVWADGAGSPLERIAPGHGIVVSRYPAGTTADAERAIAAARKAFDEGPWPNMTGAERSNILLKAADLIAARADDLAFLDCIESGKPISQAKAELAGAADIWRYAAALARDLHGESYNTLGEGTLGVVLREAIGVVSIITPWNFPFLIVSQKLPFALAAGCTTVVKPSELTSGSTLVLGEILIEAGVPSGVVNIVTGTGPEVGAPMTTHPDVDMVSFTGSTGVGRLTMANAAQTLKKVSLELGGKNPQIVFPDANLDEFIDAAVFGAYFNAGECCNAGSRLILHKSIADEVTARVAELARKVKVGDPLDPTTQVGAIITPQHLEKIGAYVDGAAKAGASVALGGAALDLGLGQFMAPTILSGVTPDMPVAREEVFGPVLSVLTFETTEEAIRIANAIDYGLSAGVWSRDFDTCLTIGRKVRAGTVWMNTFMDGASELPFGGYRQSGLGRELGRHAVEDYTETKTLNMHMGARTGWWMPR from the coding sequence ATGACCGCGCATGTGAAACCGAAGGCGCTCGACAACTTCAAGGCACGCGATTTCCGCATGCTGATCGACGGCGTCTGGGCAGACGGCGCAGGCAGCCCGCTCGAACGCATCGCCCCCGGCCACGGCATCGTCGTCAGCCGCTATCCTGCCGGCACGACGGCCGATGCCGAGCGCGCCATCGCGGCGGCCCGCAAAGCCTTCGATGAAGGCCCATGGCCGAACATGACGGGCGCCGAGCGCTCCAACATCCTGCTCAAGGCCGCCGATCTCATCGCCGCGCGCGCCGACGATCTCGCCTTCCTCGACTGCATCGAGAGCGGCAAGCCCATCAGCCAGGCGAAGGCTGAACTTGCCGGCGCGGCCGATATCTGGCGCTATGCGGCGGCGCTCGCCCGCGACCTGCACGGCGAAAGCTACAACACGCTCGGCGAAGGCACGCTCGGTGTCGTGCTGCGCGAGGCGATCGGCGTCGTCTCGATCATCACGCCCTGGAACTTCCCCTTCCTGATCGTCAGCCAGAAGCTGCCCTTCGCGCTCGCCGCCGGCTGCACGACGGTCGTCAAGCCCTCGGAACTGACCTCCGGCTCAACGCTCGTGCTTGGCGAAATCCTCATCGAGGCCGGTGTGCCCTCGGGCGTCGTCAACATCGTCACCGGCACCGGCCCGGAAGTGGGCGCGCCGATGACGACGCATCCGGATGTCGACATGGTCTCCTTCACCGGCTCCACCGGCGTCGGCCGGCTCACTATGGCCAATGCGGCGCAGACCCTGAAGAAGGTATCGCTGGAGCTCGGCGGCAAGAACCCGCAGATCGTCTTTCCCGACGCCAATCTCGACGAGTTCATCGACGCGGCCGTCTTCGGCGCCTATTTCAATGCCGGCGAGTGCTGCAATGCAGGCTCGCGGCTGATCCTGCACAAGTCCATCGCCGACGAGGTCACGGCGCGCGTCGCGGAACTGGCCAGGAAGGTGAAGGTCGGCGATCCGCTCGATCCAACGACGCAGGTCGGCGCGATCATCACGCCGCAGCATTTGGAAAAGATCGGCGCCTATGTGGATGGCGCGGCGAAGGCCGGCGCTTCGGTCGCACTCGGCGGAGCGGCGCTTGATCTCGGCCTCGGCCAGTTCATGGCCCCGACCATCCTTTCCGGCGTGACGCCGGACATGCCCGTCGCCCGCGAGGAGGTCTTCGGGCCGGTGCTCTCCGTGCTGACCTTCGAGACGACGGAAGAGGCGATCCGCATCGCCAACGCCATCGACTACGGTCTTTCGGCCGGCGTCTGGAGCCGCGACTTCGATACGTGCCTCACCATCGGCCGCAAGGTGCGCGCCGGCACGGTCTGGATGAACACCTTCATGGACGGTGCGTCGGAACTGCCCTTCGGCGGCTACCGCCAGTCCGGCCTCGGCCGCGAACTGGGCCGCCATGCCGTCGAGGATTATACCGAGACCAAGACGCTCAACATGCATATGGGCGCACGCACCGGCTGGTGGATGCCGCGATGA
- a CDS encoding LacI family transcriptional regulator — translation MTGLAITTVSRALGNAPQISEATRRRVHEVAAEIGYLPDRAAQRLKTGRTNVVSVLLDPHEEILGFGTSIMHGLARALQTTPYHLIVTPNFLDGSNVDAVNYIIRNGMADGLIFSRTEPFDPRVRLLLENGFPFVTHGRTEFSTPHAFVDYDNFAFAYEATKRLIVKGRRKVTIVLPPKRLTFNQHMLHGFMTAVREAGIAYEIPEDLDLDSPADMIRDYMRRRSTEPDPPDGFACPGEVSALATITGMSDNGLSLGVEYDIVAKQTSRLLSQIQPKVETIYEDLTAAGEAMGRLLLKRIAGEPIADLAILQSPQFSFPTP, via the coding sequence ATGACGGGACTGGCGATCACCACGGTTTCCCGGGCGCTCGGCAACGCGCCGCAGATTTCCGAGGCGACGCGCCGGCGCGTGCACGAGGTCGCCGCCGAGATCGGCTATCTGCCGGACCGCGCCGCCCAGCGCCTGAAGACCGGCCGCACCAATGTGGTTTCCGTCCTGCTCGATCCGCACGAGGAAATCCTCGGCTTCGGCACGTCGATCATGCACGGCCTTGCCCGCGCGCTGCAGACGACGCCCTATCACCTCATCGTCACGCCGAACTTCCTCGACGGCAGCAATGTCGATGCGGTCAACTACATCATCCGCAACGGCATGGCCGACGGCCTGATCTTTTCGCGCACCGAGCCGTTCGATCCGCGCGTGCGGCTGCTCCTGGAAAACGGCTTTCCCTTCGTCACGCATGGCCGCACGGAATTCTCCACCCCGCATGCCTTTGTCGACTACGACAATTTCGCCTTCGCCTACGAGGCCACCAAGCGGCTGATCGTCAAGGGCCGGCGCAAGGTCACGATCGTCCTGCCGCCGAAGCGGCTGACGTTCAACCAGCACATGCTGCACGGCTTCATGACGGCGGTGCGCGAGGCCGGCATCGCCTACGAGATCCCCGAAGACCTCGACCTCGACAGCCCCGCCGACATGATCCGCGACTACATGCGCCGCCGCAGCACCGAGCCGGACCCGCCGGACGGGTTCGCCTGTCCCGGCGAAGTCTCCGCGCTCGCCACGATCACCGGCATGAGCGACAACGGCCTTTCGCTCGGCGTCGAATATGACATCGTCGCCAAGCAGACGTCGCGGCTCCTCAGCCAGATCCAGCCGAAGGTCGAGACGATCTACGAGGACCTGACCGCGGCGGGCGAGGCCATGGGGAGGCTGCTGTTGAAGCGCATCGCCGGCGAACCCATCGCGGACCTTGCGATCCTCCAGAGCCCGCAATTCAGCTTCCCGACGCCCTGA
- a CDS encoding ABC transporter substrate-binding protein has product MMSMGGTAARAAENVEVLHWWTSGGEAAALDVLKKDLETKSISWTDMPVAGGGGTEAMTVLRARVTAGNAPTAVQMLGFDILDWAKEGALGNLDEVAAKEGWDKVIPTALQQFSKYDGHWIAAPVNVHSTNWVWVNKAALDKAGGKEPTNWDELVALLDKFKEQGITPVAHGGQPWQDATIFDAVVLSFGNDFYKKAFIDLDAETLGSPQMKEAFDRMTKLRSYVDDNFSGRDWNLASAMVIEGKAGVQFMGDWAKGEFIKAGKKPGTDFVCMRFPGTQGSVTFNSDQFAMFKVAEDKVPAQLVMASAIESPTFQSAFNVVKGSAPARTDVSDEAFDDCGKKAIKDLAEANTNGSLFGSMAHGHANPASVKNAIYDVVTRQFNGELSSEEAVEELKAAVEGAK; this is encoded by the coding sequence ATGATGAGCATGGGCGGCACGGCCGCGCGCGCAGCCGAAAACGTGGAAGTCCTGCACTGGTGGACCTCCGGCGGTGAAGCCGCGGCCCTCGACGTCCTGAAGAAGGACCTCGAGACCAAAAGCATCTCCTGGACCGACATGCCGGTTGCCGGCGGCGGTGGCACGGAAGCCATGACGGTGCTGCGCGCCCGCGTCACGGCCGGCAACGCGCCGACCGCGGTGCAGATGCTCGGCTTCGACATTCTCGACTGGGCCAAGGAAGGCGCGCTCGGCAACCTCGACGAAGTCGCCGCCAAGGAAGGCTGGGACAAGGTGATTCCGACCGCCCTGCAGCAGTTCTCCAAGTATGACGGCCACTGGATCGCCGCGCCGGTCAATGTGCACTCGACCAACTGGGTCTGGGTCAACAAGGCCGCGCTCGACAAGGCCGGCGGCAAGGAGCCGACCAACTGGGACGAACTCGTTGCCCTCCTCGACAAGTTCAAGGAACAGGGCATCACGCCGGTCGCCCATGGCGGCCAGCCGTGGCAGGACGCGACGATCTTCGACGCGGTCGTGCTCTCCTTCGGCAACGACTTCTACAAGAAGGCCTTCATCGACCTCGATGCGGAAACGCTGGGCAGCCCTCAGATGAAGGAAGCCTTCGACCGCATGACGAAGCTGCGCTCCTATGTGGACGACAACTTCTCGGGCCGCGACTGGAACCTTGCTTCCGCCATGGTCATCGAAGGCAAAGCCGGCGTGCAGTTCATGGGCGACTGGGCGAAGGGCGAGTTCATCAAGGCCGGCAAGAAGCCGGGTACGGACTTCGTCTGCATGCGCTTCCCGGGCACGCAGGGCTCCGTCACCTTCAACTCCGACCAGTTCGCGATGTTCAAGGTCGCCGAGGACAAGGTTCCGGCCCAGCTCGTCATGGCATCCGCCATCGAGAGCCCGACCTTCCAGTCGGCCTTCAACGTGGTCAAGGGCTCTGCCCCGGCCCGCACGGACGTGTCGGACGAAGCGTTCGACGATTGCGGCAAGAAGGCCATCAAGGACCTTGCGGAAGCCAACACCAACGGTTCGCTCTTCGGCTCCATGGCGCACGGCCACGCCAACCCGGCCTCCGTCAAGAACGCGATCTACGACGTCGTGACCCGCCAGTTCAACGGCGAGCTCTCCTCCGAGGAAGCCGTCGAGGAACTCAAGGCCGCCGTCGAAGGCGCGAAGTAA
- a CDS encoding carbohydrate ABC transporter permease, with protein MDSRSRLQELLPKLVLAPSFLIVLVFVYGFIAYTGFLSLTDSRMLPSYNFVGLSNYTKLWALPHWWRAISNLAIFASLYIVICSVLGLALAILLDQKIRAEGLLRPIYLYPMALSFIVTGTAWKWFLDPGIGLENTMHLWGWESFAFNWIKDRNYAIYCVVIAAVWQSSGFVMAMFLAGLRGVDNEIIKAAQIDGASTSTIYRRIIIPLMRPVFLSAFVVLAHLAIKAYDLVVALTGGGPGQATELPATFMYSYTFTRNQMGIGASSAIIMLVMIFSIIIPYLYSEIRGGKGR; from the coding sequence ATGGATAGCCGAAGCCGGCTGCAGGAGCTTCTGCCGAAGCTCGTGCTGGCACCCAGTTTCCTCATCGTGCTCGTCTTCGTCTACGGCTTCATCGCCTATACGGGCTTCCTGTCGCTGACGGACAGCAGGATGCTGCCCTCCTACAATTTCGTGGGGCTGAGCAACTATACCAAGCTATGGGCGCTGCCGCACTGGTGGCGGGCGATCTCGAATCTGGCGATCTTCGCCTCGCTCTACATCGTCATCTGCTCGGTGCTTGGCCTGGCGCTCGCCATCCTGCTCGACCAGAAGATCCGCGCCGAAGGCCTGTTGCGCCCGATCTATCTCTACCCGATGGCGCTCTCCTTCATCGTGACGGGCACGGCCTGGAAGTGGTTCCTCGATCCCGGCATCGGGCTTGAGAACACCATGCACCTCTGGGGCTGGGAAAGCTTCGCCTTCAACTGGATCAAGGACCGCAACTACGCCATCTACTGCGTGGTGATCGCCGCCGTCTGGCAATCCTCCGGCTTCGTCATGGCGATGTTCCTCGCCGGTCTTCGCGGCGTCGACAACGAGATCATCAAGGCCGCGCAGATCGACGGCGCCTCGACCTCCACCATCTACCGCCGCATCATCATTCCGCTGATGCGCCCGGTCTTCCTGTCCGCCTTCGTGGTGCTCGCCCACCTTGCCATCAAGGCCTACGACCTCGTTGTCGCCTTGACCGGCGGCGGGCCGGGACAGGCGACCGAGTTGCCGGCCACCTTCATGTATTCCTACACCTTCACCCGCAACCAGATGGGCATCGGCGCGTCCTCGGCGATCATCATGCTGGTCATGATCTTCTCGATCATCATCCCCTACCTCTATTCCGAAATTCGCGGAGGCAAAGGCCGATGA
- a CDS encoding carbohydrate ABC transporter permease, producing MSAQNPDNVISHNRLTRALIYTALILFAVYYLLPLYVMLVNSLKPLEEIRQGGMLNLPQVWTIEPWLQAWSTAQIGVQPTGLRPFFINSILMVVPAVAISTIVGALNGYVLTKWQFKGSNVFFGLLLLSCFIPFQIVLIPMARILGWLGLAGSLWGLILVHVVYGIGFTTLYFRNYYENFPTELVRAAQIDGASFFQIFYRILLPSSGPIIVVSVIWQFTNIWNDFLFGASFSGANTTPMTVALNNLVSSSTGVKEYNVHFAGAILAALPTLIVYIVSGRYFVRGLMSGAVKG from the coding sequence ATGAGCGCCCAGAACCCCGACAACGTCATCTCGCACAACAGATTGACGCGCGCCCTCATCTACACCGCGCTCATCCTGTTCGCGGTCTACTACCTGCTGCCGCTCTACGTGATGCTGGTCAACTCGCTGAAGCCGCTGGAGGAAATCCGCCAGGGCGGCATGCTGAACCTGCCGCAGGTCTGGACGATCGAGCCCTGGCTGCAAGCCTGGTCGACGGCACAGATCGGCGTGCAGCCGACCGGCCTTCGCCCCTTCTTCATCAACTCGATCCTGATGGTCGTGCCGGCCGTCGCCATTTCCACCATCGTCGGCGCGCTCAACGGCTACGTTCTGACCAAGTGGCAGTTCAAGGGCTCGAACGTCTTCTTCGGCCTCTTGCTGCTCTCCTGCTTCATCCCGTTCCAGATCGTGCTGATCCCGATGGCGCGCATCCTCGGCTGGCTGGGCCTGGCCGGCTCGCTCTGGGGCCTGATCCTGGTGCATGTCGTCTACGGCATCGGCTTCACCACGCTCTATTTCCGCAACTACTACGAAAACTTCCCGACCGAGCTGGTGCGCGCGGCGCAGATCGACGGCGCGAGCTTCTTCCAGATCTTCTACCGCATCCTGCTGCCGTCCTCGGGGCCGATCATCGTCGTCTCGGTCATCTGGCAGTTCACCAATATCTGGAACGACTTCCTGTTCGGCGCCTCCTTCTCCGGCGCGAACACCACGCCGATGACGGTGGCGCTCAACAACCTCGTCTCCTCCTCGACCGGCGTGAAGGAATACAATGTGCACTTTGCCGGCGCGATCCTCGCCGCGCTTCCCACCCTCATCGTCTACATCGTCTCCGGACGGTACTTCGTGCGCGGCCTGATGTCCGGCGCCGTGAAAGGATAA
- a CDS encoding ABC transporter ATP-binding protein has protein sequence MSFLKISNLRKSYGALEILKDINIEIEQGGFLVLVGPSGCGKSTLLNTIAGLEPITSGEIAIDGRSVAGLHPSKRDIAMVFQSYALYPNMTVAGNIAFGMEIRGVPKEERDKAIKEVADMLQIGHLLDRKPGQLSGGQRQRVAMGRALVRDPKLFLFDEPLSNLDAKLRVDMRTEIKRLHQRMKTTIVYVTHDQIEAMTLATRIAVLKDGVLQQFGSPSEIYNNPANTFVADFMGSPAMNLLQGKVENNGSGVAVSLARHQAEPLVLAVPNAPGGLAAYSGKDVIFGIRPEALTDPDGADRNARTIGEGDCLIEVVEPAGADTFAVTHLGGKQIVARLRADVRIAAGQTARLAFNLDKAVFFDPASQLRIA, from the coding sequence ATGTCGTTCCTCAAGATCAGCAACCTGCGCAAATCCTACGGCGCGCTCGAAATCCTGAAGGACATCAATATCGAGATCGAGCAGGGCGGTTTCCTCGTGCTGGTCGGCCCCTCCGGCTGCGGCAAGTCCACGCTGCTCAACACGATCGCCGGGCTGGAGCCGATCACCTCGGGCGAGATCGCCATCGACGGCCGCTCGGTCGCCGGCCTGCACCCCTCCAAGCGCGACATCGCCATGGTGTTCCAGTCCTACGCGCTCTACCCGAACATGACGGTCGCCGGGAACATCGCCTTCGGCATGGAAATCCGCGGCGTGCCGAAGGAGGAGCGCGACAAGGCGATCAAGGAGGTCGCCGACATGCTGCAGATCGGCCATCTGCTCGACCGCAAGCCCGGCCAGCTCTCCGGCGGCCAGCGCCAGCGCGTCGCCATGGGCCGGGCGCTGGTGCGCGACCCGAAGCTCTTCCTCTTCGACGAGCCGCTGTCGAACCTAGACGCGAAGCTGCGCGTCGACATGCGCACCGAGATCAAGCGCCTGCACCAGCGCATGAAGACCACCATCGTCTATGTGACGCACGACCAGATCGAGGCCATGACGCTCGCCACCAGGATCGCCGTGCTTAAGGACGGCGTGCTCCAGCAGTTCGGCTCGCCCTCGGAGATCTACAACAACCCGGCCAATACCTTCGTCGCCGACTTCATGGGCTCGCCCGCGATGAACCTGCTGCAGGGCAAGGTGGAGAACAACGGCTCGGGCGTCGCCGTCTCGCTTGCCCGCCATCAGGCCGAGCCGCTGGTGCTTGCCGTGCCCAATGCGCCCGGCGGGCTTGCCGCCTATAGCGGCAAGGACGTGATCTTCGGCATCCGCCCGGAAGCCCTCACCGACCCTGATGGTGCGGACCGCAACGCCCGCACCATCGGCGAAGGCGATTGCCTGATCGAGGTGGTGGAGCCCGCCGGCGCCGATACCTTCGCCGTCACCCATCTCGGCGGCAAGCAGATCGTGGCGCGCCTGCGCGCCGACGTGCGCATCGCCGCCGGCCAGACGGCGCGCCTTGCCTTCAACCTCGACAAGGCGGTGTTCTTCGACCCCGCCAGCCAGCTTCGCATCGCCTGA
- a CDS encoding FAD-dependent oxidoreductase has product MTTQPDIVIIGSGIGGSTMAAALAPTGARIVILEAGDHLPDLPENRDQRAIFQRGHFRPKEMWYEADGTAFNPGNYYNVGGNSKFYGAVLVRYRREDFEEMRHRDGISPAWPFPYEELEPWYSAAERLYNVRGTLGEDPTEPHHSAPYPFPPVPDEPAIAKVRAKLKANGLHPYSLSLGIDIDRWLAKAKTPWDAHPNSNDGKMDAETTALAEALKHPNVELRTNCRVTRLATAPHGRSISTVHYMRGGEAESVSPKLVVLSAGAVQSAVLLLRSASEAFPNGLANSSDQVGRNFMNHNSSAVIGLSPFYRNTSVYQKSFGFNDYYLSDGEGGPPLGNVQLLGRVSGKILKANMPSMPEWLLEQVAARAIDFYAMSEDLPHPESRIMVDRDRIVMKWTRTNWQAHLDLVAKLKAALKKAGFPVVLARAFDKRTPSHQCGTVRIGSDPATAPLDIWCRAHDHPNLFVVDASYLPTSAAVNPALTVAAQALRVADHIKSRDLAA; this is encoded by the coding sequence ATGACCACGCAGCCGGACATCGTCATCATCGGATCGGGCATCGGCGGTTCCACCATGGCCGCCGCACTCGCCCCGACGGGCGCACGGATCGTCATACTGGAAGCGGGCGACCACCTGCCCGACCTGCCGGAGAACCGCGACCAGCGCGCCATCTTCCAGCGCGGCCATTTCCGCCCGAAGGAGATGTGGTACGAGGCTGATGGCACCGCCTTCAACCCCGGCAACTACTACAATGTCGGCGGCAATTCGAAATTCTACGGCGCGGTGCTGGTGCGCTATCGCCGCGAGGATTTCGAGGAGATGCGCCACCGCGACGGCATCTCGCCCGCCTGGCCCTTTCCCTACGAGGAGCTGGAGCCGTGGTATTCGGCAGCGGAAAGACTCTACAATGTGCGCGGCACACTCGGCGAGGATCCGACCGAGCCGCACCATTCGGCCCCCTACCCCTTCCCGCCCGTACCGGACGAGCCCGCCATCGCGAAGGTCCGTGCGAAGCTGAAGGCGAACGGGCTGCACCCCTATTCATTGTCGCTCGGCATCGACATCGACCGCTGGCTCGCCAAGGCGAAGACGCCGTGGGACGCGCATCCCAACAGCAATGACGGCAAGATGGACGCGGAGACCACGGCGCTCGCCGAGGCGCTGAAACATCCGAATGTCGAACTGCGCACCAATTGCCGGGTGACACGGCTCGCCACCGCCCCGCACGGCCGCAGCATTTCGACCGTGCATTACATGCGCGGCGGCGAGGCGGAGAGTGTTTCGCCGAAACTTGTCGTTCTCTCGGCAGGCGCGGTGCAATCGGCCGTGCTGCTGCTGCGCTCGGCCTCGGAGGCCTTCCCCAACGGGCTTGCCAACAGCTCCGACCAGGTCGGCCGCAACTTCATGAACCACAATTCGAGCGCCGTCATCGGCCTCTCGCCCTTCTACCGCAACACCTCCGTCTACCAGAAGAGCTTCGGCTTCAACGACTACTACCTCTCGGACGGCGAAGGCGGCCCGCCGCTCGGCAATGTGCAGCTCCTCGGCCGCGTCTCCGGCAAGATCCTCAAGGCCAACATGCCCTCCATGCCGGAATGGCTGCTGGAACAGGTCGCAGCCCGCGCCATCGATTTCTACGCCATGAGCGAAGACCTGCCGCATCCCGAAAGCCGCATCATGGTCGACCGCGACCGGATCGTCATGAAATGGACGCGCACCAACTGGCAGGCCCATCTCGACCTCGTGGCGAAGCTAAAGGCCGCGCTGAAGAAGGCGGGCTTCCCGGTCGTGCTCGCCCGCGCCTTCGACAAGCGCACGCCCTCGCATCAATGCGGCACCGTGCGTATCGGCAGCGATCCGGCAACGGCGCCGCTCGACATCTGGTGCCGCGCGCACGACCATCCGAACCTCTTCGTGGTCGACGCCTCCTACCTGCCGACCTCGGCCGCGGTGAACCCGGCGCTGACCGTCGCCGCACAGGCGCTGCGCGTCGCCGACCACATCAAATCGAGGGACCTTGCCGCATGA
- a CDS encoding 3-ketoacyl-ACP reductase, translating to MTTSARPVAIVTGGRRGIGLGIAKALAAEGFDIAITGIGDSDGATDTMLGELTALGGRAIYLKGDLADLSGHAATVAAIEDRLGAIGCLVNNAGIASVVRGDFLDLSPEHFDTIVATNLRGTVFFTQAVLKAMLHTKTAGPRSIINITSVSAGLTSPERLDYCMTKAGLAAFSQGLALRLAETGISVFEIRPGIIRSDMTAGVSAKYDALIDGGLVPMKRWGEPDDIGNAAAALATGKFAFATGSVINLDGGLAIGRL from the coding sequence ATGACGACATCAGCCCGCCCCGTCGCCATCGTCACCGGCGGCCGCCGCGGCATCGGCCTCGGCATCGCCAAAGCCCTCGCGGCTGAGGGTTTCGACATCGCTATCACCGGCATCGGCGACAGTGATGGCGCGACCGACACCATGCTTGGCGAACTCACCGCGCTCGGCGGCCGGGCGATCTATCTCAAGGGCGACCTTGCCGATCTCTCCGGCCATGCAGCGACCGTCGCGGCCATCGAGGATCGGCTCGGCGCCATCGGCTGCCTTGTCAACAATGCCGGCATCGCCTCCGTCGTGCGCGGCGATTTCCTCGATCTTTCACCGGAGCATTTCGACACGATCGTCGCCACCAACCTGCGCGGCACCGTCTTCTTCACCCAGGCCGTGCTGAAGGCGATGCTGCACACCAAGACCGCGGGACCGCGCTCGATCATCAACATCACCTCCGTCTCGGCCGGCCTCACCTCGCCCGAACGGCTCGACTATTGCATGACCAAGGCCGGCCTTGCCGCCTTCAGCCAGGGGCTGGCGCTGCGGCTCGCCGAGACCGGCATCTCCGTCTTCGAAATCCGCCCCGGCATCATCCGCTCCGACATGACCGCCGGCGTTTCGGCGAAATACGACGCGCTGATCGACGGCGGCCTCGTGCCGATGAAGCGCTGGGGCGAGCCTGACGATATCGGCAATGCCGCGGCGGCACTTGCAACCGGCAAGTTCGCCTTCGCCACCGGCTCGGTGATCAATCTCGACGGCGGCCTCGCCATCGGGCGGCTTTGA